The Sinorhizobium fredii USDA 257 region GGAAGCGGGCGCGACGGCGGTCGGCGGGCGGACCGGGTTTCCGCGTGTGACCTCGGTCACCGGCGGTGCGCTCGACATCGTCACAAGCCCATCGCAAGCCGGATTTGGCCCGCTCGACCTTCTCTACGCGTCTCTGGCAAGCTGCTTGGTGCTCAGTGCGCGAATTGCCGCAAGCCGCTTCGGCGTGCTCGACAGGCTCGTCGAGATTTCCGCAAAGGTGACCGGCAAAAAGGCGCATGACGAGCCGTCACGGGTCGCCCGCTTCGATATCGAATTCGTCATCAGGGGCGACTTCGACGACGCGGTACGGCACGCTATTGCCGAAGCGGCGGAAGCCGAGATCTGCACGGTCAGCAATACGTTGCGCGGCCATCCGGAATTCGCAAGCAAGGTCTCCGGTTAACTTGGAGGGAACAGGTTCTCGATGACATCGCGTCCGGTCTACCATTTCAATTCCATCATCGCGCGCACCCCTTCGCGATCCGTCGTCGATGGCCTGCGCGCGGAGGATCGCGGCAGCCCGACCTATGAGGGCGTCAAGGCCGAGCACGATGCCTATCTGGAGGCAATGCGCCAAGCCGGCGTGAAGACAACGGTGCTACCGCCGCTCGAGGCCTTCCCGGATTCGATCTTCGTCGAAGACCCGGCGCTCGTCTTCACCGAGGGTGCGATTGTTCTGCGCCCGGGTGCGGCCACGCGCATAAAGGAAACCGAGGAAATCGCGCCGACGCTGCGCGAGATGTTCGACACGGTCCTCGATCTGCCGGTGGGCTACGCCGACGGTGGCGACGTGCTGACAACAGGGGAAAGCGTGATGATCGGCCTTTCGGCCCGCACCGACAGGGCAGGCGCCGAGGCGCTGCGGACCTGCCTCGACAGGCTCGGCCGCAAGAGCGAGGTGGTCGCCACACCTGACGGGGTTCTCCACTTCAAGACCGATTGCTCGCTGCTCGACGACGAAACGATCCTTTCCACCAGTCGTCTGGCGCGAGCCGGCGTCTTCCGGAAATTCAGGCAGATGATCATCCCGGAGGGCGAGGAGCCGGCCGCCAATGCGCTGCGGGTCAACGATGTGGTGATGGTCGGCGCCGATTTCCCGCGTACGATCGAGATGCTCGACAAGGCCGGCTACAAGGCCGTGCCCTTGAAGACGACGGAGATCGGCAAAATAGACGCCGGGCTTTCCTGCATGTCGCTGAGGTGGTTCAGCAGCGGAAAAGGCGAATGAATTCCGTGCCGCATAGGGCAACGAGCAGTGCCGGTCGTCGCGAGCGCAAAGTCTCGACAGTGCGACCTGCTTAATTGTCCGGGTGCACCCGATCTGTTATCATTTTAACGGCCGCCAATACGGCTGGAACAGCCGCAGGCCGATACCATGAGAACCAGGAACTCGATACGGGAGAACGGTCATGAAACGGGCTCTGACGGCCGCTGCCCTTTTGGCGGCGAGCAGTTTCGTTGCAACGGCAGAAGCCGCAGACGACGCGGCATTGATCAAGAGCGCTGAATCCGCGGCCCCCGCTGCAGTAGCAAGCGGCGCTGCGATCCACGCCATGGATGAGAAGGGTACCATGCGCACCGTGAGGGAGGGCACCAGTGGTTTCTGGTGCATGCCGGATAACCCGGTTACGCCAGGCCCCGACCCGATGTGCGGCGATGCCAATGCGATGGAATGGGCTATGGCATGGATCCAGAAAAAGGAGCCTCCGAAAGGCAAGATAGGCTTTCTGTACATGCTTGCCGGCGGCACCGACGCAAGCAACACCGATCCCTATGCGACAAAGCCCGAAGAGGGCAACAACTGGGTGGAAACCGGCCCGCATGTCATGATCGTCAATGCGATGGACATGATGCAAGGCTATCCGACGGACCCCAAGCCGGACACGTCGAAGCCGTATGTGATGTGGGCGGGCACTCCCTACGCCCACCTCATGATACCCGTGAAATAGCGAAAGCGA contains the following coding sequences:
- a CDS encoding arginine deiminase family protein, which produces MTSRPVYHFNSIIARTPSRSVVDGLRAEDRGSPTYEGVKAEHDAYLEAMRQAGVKTTVLPPLEAFPDSIFVEDPALVFTEGAIVLRPGAATRIKETEEIAPTLREMFDTVLDLPVGYADGGDVLTTGESVMIGLSARTDRAGAEALRTCLDRLGRKSEVVATPDGVLHFKTDCSLLDDETILSTSRLARAGVFRKFRQMIIPEGEEPAANALRVNDVVMVGADFPRTIEMLDKAGYKAVPLKTTEIGKIDAGLSCMSLRWFSSGKGE
- a CDS encoding OsmC family protein, producing the protein MAEFRVKTREAGATAVGGRTGFPRVTSVTGGALDIVTSPSQAGFGPLDLLYASLASCLVLSARIAASRFGVLDRLVEISAKVTGKKAHDEPSRVARFDIEFVIRGDFDDAVRHAIAEAAEAEICTVSNTLRGHPEFASKVSG